One genomic segment of Planctomycetia bacterium includes these proteins:
- the fur gene encoding Fur family transcriptional regulator, which produces MGKRAVTTDATAIAIIRGAGLRCTQARVAVLSHLAAVRGPRTHAEVADALADRGFDRATIYRNLTELTAARLVARVELGDHVWRFEIARAAKPGAKGDDHPHFVCTTCGDVSCLDDVKVSISPRSKGGSPGRGSGAGRAGNGIRAVKEVLLKGTCAECG; this is translated from the coding sequence ATGGGAAAGCGTGCCGTAACCACCGACGCGACGGCCATCGCAATCATCCGGGGAGCCGGTCTGCGCTGCACGCAGGCGCGGGTTGCCGTGCTCTCGCACCTCGCCGCCGTACGTGGCCCGCGCACCCATGCGGAAGTCGCCGACGCGCTTGCCGACCGGGGCTTCGACCGGGCCACGATCTACCGCAACCTGACGGAACTCACCGCCGCCCGGCTCGTCGCTCGGGTGGAACTCGGCGATCACGTCTGGCGATTCGAGATCGCCCGTGCCGCCAAGCCGGGCGCGAAGGGGGACGACCACCCGCATTTCGTCTGCACCACCTGCGGCGACGTCTCCTGCCTCGACGACGTCAAGGTGTCGATCTCGCCACGGTCGAAGGGCGGAAGCCCGGGGCGTGGTTCGGGGGCGGGCCGCGCTGGCAACGGCATCCGCGCCGTCAAGGAAGTCCTGCTCAAGGGGACGTGCGCGGAGTGCGGCTGA
- the pfpI gene encoding protease, with protein MSLPSRPLSGVRVLALVGDDYEDLELWYPKLRLEEAGAHVTVAGAMQGRTYAGKHGYPCTSDAAIGDMEGSDFHGILLPGGWMPDKLRRDEKVLALVRDFAARGQLVAAICHGGWIAISAGVYRGVRVTGSPGIKDDLMNAGAIWEDTPVIVDRHFVSSRKPADLPAFMAAIVELLAGVSVG; from the coding sequence ATGTCGCTCCCTTCCCGCCCACTGTCCGGCGTCCGTGTGCTCGCGCTCGTCGGCGACGACTACGAGGATCTGGAGCTCTGGTACCCGAAGCTGCGGCTGGAGGAGGCTGGGGCGCACGTGACCGTGGCCGGCGCGATGCAGGGGCGCACGTACGCAGGAAAACATGGCTATCCCTGCACGAGCGATGCGGCGATCGGCGACATGGAGGGGAGCGACTTTCACGGCATTCTGCTCCCCGGCGGCTGGATGCCAGACAAGCTGCGTCGCGACGAGAAGGTACTCGCGCTGGTCCGTGACTTCGCCGCCCGCGGTCAGCTCGTCGCCGCGATCTGCCACGGCGGTTGGATCGCGATCTCCGCGGGTGTCTACCGTGGAGTGCGTGTGACCGGCAGTCCCGGCATCAAGGACGACCTGATGAACGCCGGGGCGATCTGGGAGGATACGCCGGTCATCGTCGATCGGCATTTCGTCTCCAGCCGTAAGCCGGCCGACCTGCCCGCGTTCATGGCGGCGATCGTCGAACTGCTTGCCGGAGTCTCGGTCGGCTAG
- the nrdJ gene encoding vitamin B12-dependent ribonucleotide reductase, giving the protein MAEFDASATLSGASAPLAGPASTSPGRAALEIQPTFCPADVDSPFDTTEWELRTAAIKGEDGKVLFEQPACEIPAAWSQLATNVVVSKYFYGEIHTPEREHSVKQLVHRVARTIADWGQADGYFKTPQDAENFYRDLAWLCVHQHGAFNSPVWFNVGLFHQYGVKGAACNWRWDEAKRDVVMPDNPYEYPQGSACFIQSVKDNMEDIMDLARSEAMLFKFGSGTGTDLSTLRSQREKLAGGGKPSGPLSFMRVYDQVAAVVKSGGKTRRAAKMQSLKVTHPDIMEFIECKSKEEKKARILIEKGGYDSNFNGEAYSSILFQNANLSVRLTDDFMEAAERDDTWTTRWVTDPAKAGPAYKAREVMNRMAECAWQCGDPGVQYDTTINRWHTCPTSGRINASNPCSEYMFLDDTACNLASINLMKFRRPDGSFDVERFVAACRIFFVAQEILVDHASYPTPRIARNSHLFRPLGLGYSNLGSLLMADGLAYDSDAGRGLCGALTAILHGAANRTSAELAAAVGPFEGFAANREPMLGVMQMHRTAVEKIDPACPRHLHEAARRIWDEVLDHGRQHGYRNAQATVLAPTGTISFLMDCDTTGIEPDIALVKYKQLAGGGMLKIVNQTVPLALRTLGYDEPAVEGILAAIDKSDTIEGAPGLKDQHLAVFDCAFKPRLGQRSIAWQAHVKMMAAAQPFISGAISKTVNMPRETTPADIAGAYIEGWRLGLKALAIYRDGSKESQPLNTGTEADKTAAKVTAAPRRERLPDTRRSVTHKFNVGGHEGYITVGLYDDGRPGELFITMAKEGSTIGGLMDAFGTAVSMSLQYGVPLEVYVKKFSHTRFEPWGYTKNPDIPVAKSLVDYLFRWMGTEFIPGYREANRPGGYGGGGEAAAGDDTETERKPAATMASGLADGQGKARTNGEQTTSRGRHPGSNGHATAQAAPAVTKPAGRSTAATGTVPVSAVISSAAMLERAGLKMAVDPHASPADRQSQFAKFQIDAPACDNCGSITVRNGNCYLCHNCGNSMGCS; this is encoded by the coding sequence ATGGCTGAATTCGACGCGTCCGCAACGCTCTCCGGTGCCTCGGCCCCCCTGGCCGGACCGGCCTCGACATCCCCCGGGCGTGCGGCCCTCGAGATTCAGCCCACCTTCTGCCCCGCCGACGTCGACAGCCCCTTCGACACGACCGAATGGGAACTGCGGACCGCGGCCATCAAGGGGGAGGATGGCAAGGTGCTGTTCGAGCAGCCGGCCTGCGAGATCCCGGCGGCCTGGAGCCAGCTCGCCACCAACGTCGTCGTCAGCAAGTATTTTTACGGCGAGATCCACACGCCCGAGCGCGAGCACTCCGTCAAGCAACTCGTGCACCGCGTCGCCCGCACGATCGCCGACTGGGGGCAGGCCGACGGCTACTTCAAGACGCCGCAGGATGCGGAGAACTTCTACCGCGACCTGGCCTGGCTCTGCGTCCACCAACATGGCGCCTTCAACTCTCCGGTCTGGTTCAACGTCGGCCTGTTCCATCAGTACGGCGTGAAGGGCGCGGCCTGCAACTGGCGCTGGGACGAGGCGAAGCGCGACGTCGTGATGCCTGACAACCCCTACGAGTATCCGCAGGGAAGCGCCTGCTTCATCCAGAGCGTCAAGGACAACATGGAGGACATCATGGACCTCGCCCGGAGCGAGGCCATGCTCTTCAAGTTCGGCTCCGGCACCGGCACCGACCTGTCCACGCTCCGCAGCCAGCGTGAGAAACTCGCCGGCGGCGGCAAGCCGTCGGGCCCGCTGTCGTTCATGCGGGTCTACGACCAGGTCGCGGCCGTGGTGAAGAGCGGCGGCAAGACCCGCCGGGCCGCCAAGATGCAGTCGCTCAAGGTGACGCATCCGGACATCATGGAATTCATCGAGTGCAAGTCGAAGGAGGAGAAGAAGGCCCGGATCCTCATCGAAAAGGGGGGCTACGACTCCAACTTCAACGGCGAGGCCTACAGCTCGATCCTGTTCCAGAACGCCAACCTCTCCGTGCGCCTCACCGACGACTTCATGGAGGCGGCGGAGCGGGACGACACCTGGACGACCCGCTGGGTCACCGACCCGGCGAAGGCCGGCCCCGCCTACAAGGCCCGCGAGGTCATGAACCGGATGGCCGAGTGCGCCTGGCAGTGCGGCGATCCCGGCGTGCAGTACGACACGACGATCAACCGCTGGCACACCTGCCCCACCTCGGGCCGGATCAACGCCTCGAATCCGTGCTCGGAGTACATGTTCCTCGACGACACGGCCTGCAACCTGGCGAGCATCAACCTGATGAAGTTCCGCCGTCCGGACGGCAGCTTCGACGTCGAGCGTTTCGTGGCCGCCTGCCGGATCTTCTTCGTGGCCCAGGAGATCCTCGTCGACCACGCGAGCTACCCGACGCCGCGGATCGCCCGCAACAGCCACCTCTTCCGGCCGCTGGGCCTGGGCTATTCGAACCTCGGCAGCCTGCTGATGGCCGACGGTCTGGCCTACGACAGCGACGCCGGCCGTGGCCTGTGTGGGGCGTTGACGGCGATCCTCCACGGTGCCGCCAATCGGACAAGCGCGGAACTGGCCGCGGCCGTTGGTCCGTTCGAGGGCTTCGCGGCCAATCGCGAGCCGATGCTGGGCGTGATGCAGATGCATCGCACGGCCGTCGAGAAGATCGATCCGGCCTGCCCGCGGCATCTCCATGAGGCGGCCCGGCGGATCTGGGACGAGGTCCTCGACCACGGGCGCCAACACGGCTACCGCAATGCCCAGGCCACGGTCCTCGCCCCGACCGGCACGATCTCGTTCCTGATGGACTGTGACACGACGGGCATCGAGCCCGACATCGCGCTCGTGAAGTACAAGCAACTCGCCGGCGGCGGGATGCTCAAGATCGTGAACCAGACCGTGCCATTGGCCCTACGGACGCTCGGCTACGACGAGCCGGCGGTCGAGGGGATCCTGGCCGCCATCGACAAGAGCGACACGATCGAGGGCGCCCCGGGCCTCAAGGATCAGCACCTCGCCGTGTTCGACTGTGCGTTCAAGCCGCGGCTCGGTCAGCGAAGCATCGCCTGGCAGGCGCACGTGAAGATGATGGCCGCGGCGCAGCCCTTCATCTCGGGTGCCATCTCCAAGACGGTGAACATGCCGCGCGAGACCACGCCGGCAGACATCGCCGGCGCCTACATTGAGGGCTGGCGGCTCGGGCTCAAGGCGTTGGCCATCTACCGCGACGGCTCCAAGGAGAGCCAACCCCTCAACACGGGCACCGAGGCCGACAAGACGGCAGCCAAGGTGACGGCCGCGCCGCGGCGGGAGCGGCTGCCCGACACGCGCCGGAGCGTGACCCACAAGTTCAACGTGGGCGGGCACGAGGGCTACATCACCGTCGGACTCTACGACGACGGCCGCCCCGGCGAGCTGTTCATCACCATGGCCAAGGAGGGGAGCACGATCGGCGGCCTGATGGACGCCTTCGGCACGGCGGTGTCGATGAGCCTGCAGTACGGCGTGCCGCTGGAGGTGTACGTGAAGAAGTTCTCGCACACCCGGTTCGAGCCCTGGGGCTACACGAAGAACCCCGACATTCCGGTCGCCAAGAGCCTCGTTGACTACCTGTTCCGCTGGATGGGCACCGAGTTCATTCCCGGATATCGCGAGGCGAATCGGCCCGGCGGATATGGCGGCGGCGGGGAGGCCGCCGCGGGGGACGACACGGAAACGGAGCGCAAGCCCGCCGCCACGATGGCGAGCGGGCTGGCCGATGGGCAGGGAAAGGCCCGCACGAACGGTGAGCAGACGACCAGCCGCGGCCGGCACCCCGGTTCGAATGGCCATGCAACTGCCCAGGCCGCACCGGCCGTGACGAAGCCGGCAGGGCGTTCGACCGCTGCGACGGGGACGGTGCCCGTCTCCGCGGTGATCTCCTCGGCGGCGATGCTGGAGCGGGCGGGCCTGAAGATGGCCGTCGATCCGCACGCCAGCCCGGCCGACCGGCAGAGCCAGTTCGCCAAGTTCCAGATCGATGCCCCCGCCTGCGATAATTGCGGGTCGATCACGGTGCGGAACGGCAACTGCTACCTGTGCCACAACTGCGGCAACAGCATGGGCTGTTCGTGA